A single region of the Actinoplanes sp. SE50/110 genome encodes:
- a CDS encoding DUF349 domain-containing protein, whose product MNEDWTAFGRVDADGTVYVKTAEGDRVVGSWQAGTPEEGLAHFARRFEDLVTEVDLVEARLKSGAADASHSLTSVKRLRTQLDEAHVVGDIDGLTARLEKLSALADEKASEAKAAREVARTEALARKTALVEEAEKIAADATGWKSAGDRLKEILDEWKTIRGVDKKTDGELWKRFAAARDGFTRRRGAHFATLDGQRKQAQTAKEELVTEAESLAASTEWSSTANRLKELMTEWKAAPRAAKEAEQRLWERFRAAQDAFFTRRSEVFSARDAEYQGNLERKQAILAEIEAVDVDADPRGAQNRLRDAQAAWHDAGRVPREAAAGLDRRWRAAEERIRVAMDSAWRKTSPQDNPLLRQMRDQVAEAEQRLERARAAGDNRRIKEAEQALASKKQFLALAEQAN is encoded by the coding sequence ATGAACGAGGACTGGACGGCCTTCGGACGCGTGGATGCCGACGGCACCGTGTACGTGAAGACCGCCGAGGGCGACCGGGTGGTCGGCTCATGGCAGGCCGGGACGCCGGAGGAGGGCCTCGCCCACTTCGCCCGTCGTTTCGAGGACCTGGTGACCGAGGTCGACCTCGTCGAGGCTCGCCTCAAGTCGGGCGCGGCCGACGCGTCCCACTCACTGACCAGTGTCAAGCGGCTGCGCACCCAGCTCGACGAGGCGCACGTGGTCGGCGACATCGACGGTCTCACCGCCCGGCTGGAGAAACTTTCCGCGCTGGCCGACGAGAAGGCGAGCGAGGCCAAGGCCGCCCGCGAGGTCGCCCGCACCGAGGCGCTGGCCCGCAAGACCGCCCTGGTCGAGGAGGCGGAGAAGATCGCCGCCGACGCCACCGGGTGGAAGTCGGCCGGTGACCGGCTCAAGGAGATCCTCGACGAGTGGAAGACGATCCGCGGCGTCGACAAGAAGACCGACGGTGAGCTGTGGAAGCGGTTCGCCGCCGCCCGGGACGGTTTCACCCGGCGTCGTGGCGCGCACTTCGCCACCCTGGACGGGCAGCGCAAGCAGGCGCAGACCGCCAAGGAGGAGCTGGTCACCGAGGCCGAGTCGCTGGCCGCTTCGACCGAGTGGTCGAGCACGGCGAACCGGCTGAAGGAGCTGATGACCGAGTGGAAGGCCGCGCCGCGCGCCGCCAAGGAGGCCGAGCAGCGCCTCTGGGAGCGGTTCCGGGCCGCGCAGGACGCGTTCTTCACCCGGCGCAGTGAGGTCTTCTCCGCCCGCGACGCGGAGTACCAGGGCAACCTGGAGCGCAAGCAGGCGATCCTGGCCGAGATCGAGGCGGTCGACGTGGACGCCGATCCGCGCGGCGCGCAGAACCGGCTCCGCGACGCGCAGGCCGCGTGGCACGACGCCGGCCGGGTGCCGCGGGAGGCCGCGGCCGGGCTGGACCGCCGCTGGCGGGCCGCCGAGGAGCGGATCCGGGTGGCGATGGACTCGGCGTGGCGCAAGACCAGCCCGCAGGACAACCCGCTGCTGCGTCAGATGCGCGACCAGGTCGCCGAGGCCGAGCAGCGGCTGGAGCGGGCCCGGGCGGCCGGCGACAACCGGCGGATCAAGGAGGCCGAGCAGGCGCTCGCCTCGAAGAAGCAGTTCCTGGCGCTGGCCGAGCAGGCCAACTGA
- a CDS encoding NAD-binding protein — MANFPRAPLSSWGEQHQPAVTLTRVVFALIGAAALMLGYAGLDDYLATAPAGSRDPLNLAYDTMQLFVLGSDPLQGGTRFPVALQIARFAAPLVTLYAVVEGGRLLLATEVRRWRARRSRDHVVVCGDTSVARTLAERLHRAGRRVVLVRTRPIGPLELRGRGLLGVQGDAREPEVLRGAAAGRAAVIYCCAESSAVNLAIAANAARVAGDGHRDLAIYAQIHEPDWALTLQARRLGVPDAGAQRLDFFQIDQLAVQVLLARQPLPVRLGGAAPRLLLAGDSPLVRALLVEVARHWRLRRGRPDRRLDIDLVAPDATRVLERVARRHTVLRDTCRVVPRETTVAELLAGAPADASRYERAFLFFADEKYGLQLALTEYRLWHRVAGDVVVAVDGLAELADAFSPEHPPPLLDPLNGRLKLFSPAAAGCDPTLIAEDLAERLARLIHERYVVARLARGDRRGDGLGDPSGGHPAMTAWADLPEPLRRANRLQAADIGPKLHQAHCAIVPRDGAADDFAFTAAEVEELAKRESRRWVEATLAEARAREVPPAERNVPFLGEWEQLPAEGQERCRRAIRDIPEILGEAGFQVVRLSDTGADRALFPA, encoded by the coding sequence ATGGCCAACTTCCCGCGCGCGCCGCTGTCGTCGTGGGGTGAGCAGCACCAGCCCGCGGTGACGTTGACGCGTGTGGTGTTCGCCCTGATCGGCGCGGCCGCCCTGATGCTCGGCTACGCCGGCCTCGACGACTATCTGGCCACCGCCCCGGCGGGCAGTCGGGACCCGCTGAACCTGGCGTACGACACGATGCAGCTGTTCGTGCTGGGCTCCGATCCGCTGCAGGGCGGCACCCGCTTCCCGGTCGCGCTGCAGATCGCCCGGTTCGCCGCGCCGCTGGTCACGCTGTACGCGGTCGTCGAGGGCGGCCGCCTGCTCCTGGCCACCGAGGTGCGCCGCTGGCGGGCTCGCCGCTCCCGGGACCACGTGGTGGTCTGCGGTGACACCTCGGTGGCCCGCACCCTGGCCGAGCGGCTGCACCGGGCCGGACGCCGGGTGGTGCTGGTCCGCACCCGGCCGATCGGCCCGCTGGAGCTGCGCGGCCGCGGCCTGCTCGGCGTGCAGGGCGACGCCCGCGAGCCGGAGGTGCTGCGCGGGGCGGCGGCCGGGCGGGCCGCGGTGATCTACTGCTGCGCCGAGTCCAGCGCGGTCAACCTGGCGATCGCCGCGAACGCCGCCCGGGTGGCCGGCGACGGTCACCGCGACCTGGCCATCTACGCCCAGATCCACGAGCCGGACTGGGCGCTCACCCTGCAGGCCCGGCGGCTCGGCGTGCCCGACGCGGGGGCGCAGCGGCTCGACTTCTTCCAGATCGACCAGCTGGCCGTGCAGGTGCTGCTGGCCCGGCAGCCGCTGCCGGTCCGGCTCGGCGGCGCCGCGCCGCGGCTGCTGCTGGCCGGTGACTCACCGCTGGTCCGGGCGCTGCTGGTGGAGGTGGCCCGGCACTGGCGGCTGCGCCGGGGCCGGCCGGACCGGCGGCTCGACATCGACCTCGTCGCGCCGGACGCCACCCGGGTGCTGGAGCGGGTCGCCCGGCGGCACACCGTTCTGCGCGACACGTGCCGGGTCGTGCCCCGGGAGACGACCGTCGCCGAACTGCTCGCCGGCGCCCCGGCCGACGCGTCGCGCTACGAGCGGGCGTTCCTCTTCTTCGCCGACGAGAAGTACGGGCTGCAGCTCGCCCTGACCGAATACCGGCTCTGGCACCGGGTCGCCGGCGACGTGGTGGTGGCCGTGGACGGCCTGGCCGAGTTGGCCGACGCGTTCAGCCCGGAACACCCGCCGCCGCTGCTGGACCCGCTGAACGGGCGGCTCAAGCTGTTCTCGCCGGCCGCGGCGGGGTGCGATCCGACGCTGATCGCCGAGGACCTGGCCGAGCGGCTGGCCCGACTGATCCATGAGCGGTACGTGGTGGCCCGGCTCGCCCGCGGGGATCGGCGAGGCGACGGGCTCGGCGATCCGTCCGGTGGGCATCCGGCGATGACCGCGTGGGCCGATCTGCCGGAACCGCTGCGCCGGGCGAACCGGCTGCAGGCCGCCGACATCGGCCCGAAACTGCACCAGGCGCACTGCGCGATCGTGCCGCGGGACGGTGCCGCGGACGATTTCGCGTTCACCGCGGCGGAGGTCGAGGAGCTGGCGAAGCGGGAGTCGCGGCGATGGGTCGAGGCGACCCTGGCCGAGGCGCGGGCCCGGGAGGTACCACCGGCCGAACGAAACGTCCCCTTTTTGGGGGAATGGGAGCAGCTTCCGGCCGAAGGGCAGGAGCGCTGCCGTAGGGCAATTCGCGACATTCCGGAAATTCTGGGCGAGGCGGGCTTCCAAGTCGTCCGTTTGTCGGACACTGGAGCCGACCGGGCACTCTTCCCGGCATGA
- a CDS encoding threonine/serine dehydratase, whose amino-acid sequence MELTLADFRAAHAVVRRHLAPTPLGGYPLLDRAAGATVLVKHENAQPVGAFKVRGGLTLLDALPAADRARGTLTWSTGNHAQSLAYASHRYGVPCTVVMPAGTDPGRAAAVEAWGARVVLAGDRLEDAQEHAGKLAAETGALAVSPGDTPELLAGVGTLYLEILEREPDLDAIVVPVGSGTGAAAACLVSAALGARCAVIGVQSAASPAAHDSWRAGELLARPNRSTVAGLATGRGYALPQRVMRAGLADFLLVGDDEIGAARRLLASAAHTLAEGAGAAALAGVLSRPDLFAGRRIAVVCSGGNADRAELGTMIDGRG is encoded by the coding sequence ATGGAGCTGACCCTCGCCGACTTCCGCGCCGCCCACGCCGTCGTCCGCCGCCACCTGGCGCCCACCCCGCTCGGCGGCTACCCGCTGCTGGACCGGGCGGCCGGCGCGACCGTGCTGGTCAAGCACGAGAACGCGCAGCCGGTCGGCGCGTTCAAGGTGCGCGGCGGACTGACCCTGCTGGACGCCCTGCCGGCCGCCGACCGGGCCCGCGGGACGCTCACCTGGTCGACCGGGAACCACGCGCAGTCGCTGGCCTACGCCAGCCACCGGTACGGCGTGCCCTGCACGGTGGTGATGCCGGCCGGCACCGATCCGGGCCGGGCCGCCGCGGTCGAGGCGTGGGGCGCCCGCGTGGTGCTGGCCGGCGACCGCCTGGAGGACGCCCAGGAGCACGCCGGCAAGCTGGCCGCGGAGACCGGCGCCCTTGCGGTCAGCCCCGGGGACACGCCCGAGCTGCTGGCCGGGGTCGGCACCCTGTACCTGGAGATTCTGGAGCGGGAACCGGACCTGGACGCGATCGTGGTTCCGGTCGGCAGCGGCACCGGGGCGGCCGCGGCCTGCCTGGTGAGCGCGGCCCTGGGCGCGCGCTGCGCGGTGATCGGCGTGCAGTCGGCCGCCTCACCGGCCGCACACGACTCGTGGCGGGCCGGCGAGTTGCTCGCCCGGCCCAACCGGTCCACGGTGGCCGGCCTGGCCACCGGGCGCGGCTACGCGCTGCCGCAGCGGGTGATGCGGGCCGGCCTGGCCGATTTCCTGCTGGTCGGTGACGACGAGATCGGGGCGGCCCGACGACTGCTGGCGAGCGCCGCGCACACCCTGGCCGAGGGGGCCGGCGCGGCCGCGCTGGCCGGGGTGTTGAGCCGGCCCGACCTGTTCGCCGGGCGCCGGATCGCGGTGGTCTGCAGTGGAGGCAACGCCGACCGCGCCGAACTGGGCACGATGATCGATGGCCGAGGGTGA